One Puntigrus tetrazona isolate hp1 chromosome 25, ASM1883169v1, whole genome shotgun sequence genomic window, CCATTTAGCAGAATTAACCATTAGGTCAGTATCTGAGGTACGAGTAGTAAAAGCACAGCCTTATTCTGGAATAGGGGGAGGGAAACAGTtgctaatttgcatttaaagagtcATGCACAAAAACAGCGTCTTTCCGCTTGCACTAAAAATAGGCATATggaaaatttatatatatatatatatatatatatatgagatcaGTGGGGTATTTTGAGCTATAACTTCAAACACATTCCGGAGGAATGTGAATCTGAGACGTGTATTGCATCTTATAAAAAGGGAGTATAACATATGCTTTTAATATTACATGATGTGTATAAATCATCTTGATATcatcaatgattttttttttcttattgtagCGTTCGTTTGTCCAAACGCTTGTTCATCCTCCTCCTGGGCTTTcgtattgaaatattttactgcTTTTCAATCAACAGCTCGTTGGCAAGGTAACCACTCCATTAATTCTCATCCTTTCCTGATAATGTGTTCCAGGGCTCCAGAGATCATCCTGGGCTTACCCTTCTGTGAGGCCATAGACATGTGGTCACTGGGCTGCGTCATCGCTGAGCTCTTCTTGGGCTGGCCGCTTTATCCAGGAGCGCTGGAGTATGACCAGGTAAGATCAGCCAGTGATCTCGCATAATGACCTACTTTGTTGCGTCCGGGCGCCACTAATGGGGCGGCATTTGGAAGGATGGcatcatttgcttttttttttgtttttttttcagtgcaagtTTTGCGATAGGTGTCTTCTCAAAGAAAAGAACATTGACGTCATTAGTATCAGCAGGGTTGTGCAAAACTACGCATTTTCAGAATCTATGAGTTGGTGTGTGCCTGTGTAATAATAAAAGGCGTCTCATGACTGTTTTGAACTTGAATTCAACATTTTAACACAAGTCTTGTTGCAAAATTCAGTTAATGCACAGCATGCTAGTTAGAGGTTGGCCAGTAGTGGATTTTGGATGCATGCGTTCAtctagatttttcttttctctggaAAGTACcaacaaattgttttattaattattatttatgaattattttaagctcaaattgtagtattattattattatttttgttgttatatttttttttcaattcagcCTTTACTGTCccacttaaatataaaataaaataaattaaatgagtaGCTGTTACcgtctaataaaataaaataattataattaggagacaatgtaatatataatgtctaataaaaatagaatctaaaataatacttaCATGACCATTGTGGATCTTGGTGCATGTAGATAACTTTTTGAGAATTGAAACTAATTTCAATcatgtacaaaaaaagttttatttattcgttAGATTTGTCAGCTCAATACTTGTGAATATCTTCAGATAACACGGAAGATGACTCGcgcacattaaaaatgtgtgagTGCGTTTACCGTCAGGGACCAGTGCTGCTGATAAACCAGTTGTCCGAGGTGGTGTAAATGGCACTTATGACAGTTAGCAAAACTAGCCGGCTATGTAAGAATAGGGTGGTTTGGGTTTGCTGACCACAAACCCCCGAGCCGCCTGTCCATGCCAGCTATGGGTCCAGTTCCACTCCACACAGCAGAATGTATTTATAACCGAAAGCcccactcgcacacacacacacacacgcagcctCTCTCTGCACTATCAGCAGGTTCTCACTTCAGCGCgctctctgtgtttgtgcagcGCTTTGGCAACCCGATCATGTCACTATAACACCCCTAAGATGCCATAAACACTGCTTGTTTAACACGGCAGTGTTGAGCCTCAGCGCTTGTAAAAGGAGAGGTGGCGTCATTGTCGAGAGAGGAAGAGACGGAGAGGAATGAGAGCAAGCAGCCAAAGAGGGCTTTGTAGTGGCTTGTGTTTTCACTGGTAGAGGCCCACTATGACACAGTCTTTCTGAGAAGCAACAGATGCACGCTTGAAGGCGAACGCCGGCTGAGTTCACTGACCAGTAATACTTGGTTTGCCAAGGCAACAAGAACAATAGTGTTTTTACACAGAGACTCAAATGCATTGATCGGGTTGAACTGCTCTTGCCTTTCCTAAAAAGACAGCGCTGTGGTTAACCAAACACTGTTTAACGgctttgctgttttgtttgcgTTATGAGGTCATTGCTTGTATTTATGAAAGGATGCTATGGCAAACAAATCTTAACTCTAAAGCATCTGAGTTGCTTTTTTGTTCTTAATTTAAGGCATAGGTAGTTAAAAGGGAGTATAGTTAAGTAACGATTAAAGATCTGAGGTGATAACTCGTTACTGAGAGGTTGTGTTAGACTAGTTATTgaaatctgtttaaataaaaaaacagactgTCTTAAGGTCATTGATCACTGGAAATGAGTTTTCAGCATTTTGTTGATTGATTAGTCAATACAGAGGACAATATTTGTTCCTGGAATTGATTTTAACAGACACTTTCACAGacaatttatatttactgtataacaAGGAGCGGATACATCTAAAGTAGGTCGGAAACCACAGTGACAgaaaaatgactatatataaaGATAGTACTACTgctaataatacaattataatcaaaacaaatatttagcagaatttaacagaaaaaatttACCGTGATCcatgtttcatttcaaattaaaacggCATTTCCTGACTGAAGTCAGCTGTGCCATTGACAAGACACTTAAACCGAAGTCGCTTTATGGAAGCGGTCCATGTAATTAGGTGTGCTATAAATCAATCTGGATTTAAAACATCAGCCAAACGGTAAAGAacgcattttttaaatattggctTGTCTGTTCGGTGTGAGAAGATTGACATCTGTTGTGGACAGAAAGAGTGGCCAACATCTTGACTTGGCATCTTAACAAAGCCTTGAGTAGCGGCAGACCTCATACTGTGCTCTGTATTAGCAGTAAAACACTGAGCTTTGTATCATGAAACGCAACAGAGCTCGAAATAACAACTGAagttatttgcttatttttgtctctttgttgtgtgttttttacagATTCATATTGATTGATACCACTGTGTAGTTTGTAGCtttgtgaaacttttttttttccatcctaAAGATGCACAATCACAGGTGACATCAATTAATACTTGATGCctacaaataaattcaaaccaTTTTTAACTTTAGTGAGCTTTATGAATATACTATTATGAACGTTCTTGTCAAGACAAcatttctttctgtattttggCACAGTTTTCTTGCTGCATACTTTTATGGACCTGCCTATTCTAGGCTAGTCTTCTCATATTACTTCCTCTTGGAATAGTGGAAAAGTACCATGCACATGTTTCTATCTTGTTGTAATGCTTTGTGAATCAATCAAGAGGTTTTTGTCGAGAATGTTCGGATGGACTTGGCTTAACTTATCAGAGATGCCAGTATTGAGATCCACTAATGCTATAAACGTCTCCACAGATTCGTTACATCTCTCAAACTCAAGGGTTGCCCGGAGAGCAGCTTCTGAACGTGGGGACAAAGACGGCCCGATTCTTCTGCAAGGAGTCTGATTCACCGTACGCCACCTGGAGACTGAAGGCAAGGGGCCATTTATCAAAACCAGACGTTGCTGTCATGAATTTACAGCATAGCTCTCTGGATCCAGTTACTGTCTGCTCTGCATAAAGTTTTGATGTAAAGTTCTTATGTAATGACTTCAAACGTGCTTCCTGTTTCTGCAGACGACTGAAGAACATGAGACAGAAACGGGACTGAAGTCCAAGGAGGCGAGGAAGTACATTTTCAGCTGTCTAGATGACATTGGACATGTACGTTTTTGCTTGCAAATGCTTGTTATACAtcatgagagaaaaaaaagttcaaattattatattattattattattattattattagcataagtagtattagtagtagtatatatcatggttaataatattaatataatatacagcaATAATATTACCACTTTTAGAGcattattttatagaataataactattgtaattataaatgactaaattgttacatttaaaataatatttgtaaatttatttttataattttattaacaatattgaTAATGTATTGATATACAATACTGTAATTatggtattttattatattttaagtatataatgtatatataattatgtatgtgtatataatttaaaaagttataataattaagtgtatattatggttaaaaataatatacagtaattatTATATAGAATCATGACTCTGATATgaatattatttgattaaaatatgtataatagttaatacaattaatgttttatatgtatatcaGGTGAATCTCATGCTCAACATGGAGGGCTGTGACCAGTTGGCTGAGAAAGCTGACAGGAGAGAATTTGTCGACCTGCTAAAGATGATGCTGATGATTGATGCCGATCAGAGAATCGCCCCTTCAGATGCACTTACCCACCCTTTTGTCACTATGCAGCATCTGATGGATTTCCCTCATTGCAACCAGTATGtccagacttttttttaatgccagtTTCACTGCCTGTTTTTTCTATTGTGTGTAGTTGTACTCAAGGAGCGTGTCTCCAACAGTGTCCAGTCTTGTTTCCACATCATGGACGTGTGTCACTCAAGAACCAGCATGTACGATACTCTCAACCGCAACAAAGCACCTGCACTTATGAAGCCTGTAACGCTTCCAAGTGCTCCAAATATCACTGTCGCCTTCAACAAAATGCCATCTGTCCACTCTCAGGTAAAACCAAACGCTCTGAAAAGACTTAGGGTTTACGTGTGAGCAAGAAGATGATAGATTGTTCCTGATGGTTGATCTGTTTACCTTTCTTTAGACTTTGGCGCCGTCTGCTCCACCTGTAGTGCATCCAGGAATTCCCATCCAGACAGGAAGTGCCCAATTTGGGTGTAACGAGTCCTTTCAGCAGGCACTCATTCTATGCCCTCCTGCTCTTCAAGGTAGTAGAAAGCACATTCAAATGTGATGTACATAATTTGAACTAGAGATGCATGGTTTGCATTACAATTTTTCTGTAAGTCTTATAATTACAATGATTATTACAATGATAATgattataaacaataattttcctgtaaaaataatagtttagaAGATACTGCTGCTGTTactactaaattaaaatgtataagaaatattactttttgattatttatagtaattagaaatatttcactgtaaacaaatcatttaaaaaacaatatggtACTAATATGGTAATTTTATTGTCTCGATTTATTGTCTGtcttgattttaaaacattaaaccttaaaataaatattataaatattgcgTGGAGCTGATTTGGTTGTTCGACTCTACAGGAATCCCTTCAAACCCAAATCAGCCAGCAGGATATTCGGTTAGAATGGAGAACACTCTTCCTCTGGTGACCCAAGCCCCAGCGATCCAGCCTTTACCCTTGAGACCAGGAGTTATAGCACAAGTGAGTCCTCGTGTCACAACATGATGTCAGAAACTAATGAAAAACAGCCGAGGGTTGTTGCATTGACGTACCAGTTTTGATAATAAAGTCGAAGCCAGATACATTACAATGGTTCAGCATTGTCCTTTTTTGACCTTTCAGCAGCCGTGGTCCAACAGAACTCCACAGATCCTGGTGCCAGCTTGGCAGCAGGTCCCGCCACCTGCTACGAGCTTGGCATCCGATACAGTGATTGGATCGCAGAGGCGAGGAGACTGGGGGTAAGAAGATCAAGAGCCTCACCTCGAATATCATGTGCTGACACCACTGCATTTCGCTgacataaaatgttgtttttatatctgTTAAAGGAAAGTGCGTCCACACAGCAGCCATTACAGTTCGGTGATGCCCCAGCCTATTGTTCCCAACCAAATGGCTGTGTCAGCCCATCAGCCTATTAACATTGGCATTGCTCATGTGGTCTGGCCTCAGCCTGCATCTAACAAGAGAAACAAACCCAGTCAGAACAGGTGAGCTACAGCCCACGGCCATTGGCAGGGCCTCAAAGCCTCTCCATGCAAACCTTATGATACTCTTGTTAGGCAGCTCGTTTGGATTTTTAACCAAAGTTGAACTGATTGTTGTAATCCTCGTTGCTTTTAGGAGCTTGAATGTCTCGCACTACACGGACACACAGCCCTCAGTGTGTCCGTCACCAAAGATGGCGGACAGGTTGGCGAGTGCGGAGCCACAGAAGAGCTCTCCTGACAGAGAGGTGCAGGCTCAGGTGAAACCGGAACcagagcaggtggaggaggaaggTTGCTGTAAGACGACAGCGGTTAATCAGCAGCGAGAGTCTATTATTATCAGAGAGTCACCCAGCCCGGCAGTAAGCATCATTAGCATAAGCAGCGGCACAGATGAAGAGGAACAAGCACAGAGGTGCTCCCTTAACAAGTGAGTTGAACGTTGGTTATGCACAAGTTTTGCGGGGTTTggtttttatacagtaaaacaaaaaaaagagtaatatcgtgaaatgttattactattcaaaatgactgttttctttataatgtattaaaaaatgtattttattcctgtaatagtaaaactaatttttcagcataattattccagtcttcagtgtcgcatgattCTTCAGCGAATCATTATATCAGGAAAAAAATTTGATCAGAaagcatttttgttattatgttgaaatatgttttgctgctttatatacattatgatacagtattttttatttatatttttttttaatatacaaacataggCCCTAtgtaatccttttttttttcgtttttcttCCCAAATTAACTTTGCTCCATTTAATTCTTCtggctttcattttatttgaactcTAGATTAACTTTAacggttacatttatttttattaatccgaaagcatgtttaattaactgagataaacatttaataaagacattttaggGCCATATTagaactgcattttattttttctcataatcaattttctttttaccaaattcttttttccatttttattttcctggaTTACatgttaatgatttaaattatatttgaataatcaAAAACACCTTTAGTTAACATacttaaatagaaataattaataaaaaaaaaaattatcaaaagagcagaatttatttcattttataatcttttgtaacatttagcaatttatgttttaatgcatgaatGATGAAGAAGTTGTGACTTATTTCGCTCACAAACAGATTTAAGGGTATTTGCATATAAAactcttaaaggtacagtagtACGCTTTATAATTCTTAGGGTCAGTGAAAAGGTAACTGTATGACTTTAAACGGTATGctacaaaaaatactttcagtTGTGAAACATTTCCTATTCTGTTCGGCTTACATATGGCTCTAATAGCTAAAtggagttgtgtgtgtgttctttgaCAGGTGTAAGGGCAGTCCCGAGTGTGAGGCATGTACAGGCTCTCTGAACATGGAGCGAGTGTGTTCCCTTAGCAGTCCTGATAGCAGTCTGAGCACCAGCTCCTCTGCCTCTGCACAGTCCAGCCCCTCGCCCTGCAAGAGACCCAGCAGGTGtggtatttcatttttaaaaccagtaggttttaaatgatttaaaactgtAAGGTGAGGTTGAGTCTACATGTATTTTGATGCTGGTTGTTTTCTCCTGTGACGTGCTGCAGTATATCAGAAGATGACGGCCATGAAAGTGGGTGTGAAACGGTAGACGGCTCGCCCCCTTCAGACTCCTCCCTAGGGCCCCATGACAGCCCCTTCCCTGAAAGACGCtttctgaccaatcagaaccaGAACCAGGAACCCCAGGCCAGGCGTGGACACCCAAACACAGTGCTGAATAAACCTGCAGTGAGGACCGTGGTGGTGCCGCCCATGAGAGTGCTGAATAATAACCATCATCCCAACAATGAGCAGCACATAATCGCCACAGGTATGGAAGAGCAATCCTGTAGGTTATGGGAAATATGGGAAATGTTCTAATGGATGTTAAGCAGTTGTGGCTTTGTTTTCTTGAAATCACATTCTGGGTTTGATACAGTCTGATTTGtactaaaaccttttttaaatggaaaaaaatatgctgatttggtgttcaCGAAACATGTATCATCATCAGTTTTGAAAAgagttatgctgcttaatattttttgtgaatatttctgcttatctttttttttttcgatgaatagaagttcaaaagaacagtgtatatttaaatagaaattaggGCTTGATGATCTGACCTATAATCaaaattgttgcttttttatttatatttttgcccTCATAGTTtattaaaggtttatttttttctaataaaagtGCACTTCTTATCTTTGTTGGAGGGGcagtattcaaaataaatgaacattgttgtgacaaaagttgaaaataatgtgaaacctcttgtaaattaatattattttaaataatccatTGTGAAAAGCGGAAAATAATGTGGATCTCTTATGAAGTGGGAGACGAGGCAAAAGACATGAGTGCAATGTTCATATAGTGCCAAATACACACGTAATAGTATGCTTTTAAGAGGAACGTATTAAAAgaattaaactataaataaccCGGGAAAATTACATTGGATAGAGGTTCTGAATTTTGAGtataaatttgcaaaaaaactaGTGCTTTCTTAACCTCTTTTTTGATAGAACATATTTAAGTGTCACatctatattttcaaaaaacatgttttaacgGGTGTCCTAGTGCGATTCTATTCTAAAtagataaaattattttctttgccATTGGAGCACAAAAAACCGTTTGAAGAGCTGAACTGGTTTTGTCAAACCTAGAATGTTCCTTTAATGTCTTGTGCAGGTTAATGTACAACTGTTTCATGAAACActatttgcatttcatttacatCCACAGCTTAGATTCCACAGCTTTTACACAGTTTCACTATATAGTAAAACACACAATCTTGACTTGCTGTATCTTTTGACAGTTGCTGCTCATTCTAGTTTTTGAAACTTTTGTTTGAAACAGTTTTTTCCCCAGTCTCAAATTGGGCCGTTAATACAAAGTTCCTTCTGCACAACTCATTTTTTTTAGTGTGGTCACAGCCAATGTCTACTTTACAGGTCATaggagagaaacaggaagttGTCACAGAGGCTATCGCAGGTGATTATGGGTATAGCGTGCACTGCGACCCAGTGTCTTGTGCGCGACATCCCAGTGTTGAGTGAGACCCTTTCGGTTTGAGCTTCCTCTCCCATACCTGATCTCTTCATTCCCGTCTTCATTTTTACTCTGCGTGTTGACTGccctaaattttattttttattttttggaaaatatttccCCCCGGCCTCCTCCTTTCGTACCAAAGCATATCTGTCCTGTTTTCTTACGTGGAGCCAATGCTTTGTTTTCGACGCATGCTATGAAAGAAATATTGCTGGAGCGGTAAACTCTTTCAGATGCTTCTCATGGCACTTTACCCAGGCaacttgtttgttttggggTGTCCATGGAAAGTTTAAGGAGAGTTTATGTTTTAGATACATTGCTAtctaagttagttttttttttcaacctaGCAGTTCAtaattgtttttgatgtttaatttattttcttttgaacagACCGTCAGTGAATACTGGCAGCCGATTCAGTTCGTACAAGCTGCAGTACTTGTGCCAAACTGCAAATGTTAATGTGTAAAAGCTGAAGCTTTTAAGTTTAATCATGTTTATTAGGCGTTTGATTTAGTGATCACTCACTTTTTGGTCTTTTCTACTTCCTGCAGTCTTAGAATCctcctgccagtccagaggtCGCTGCGGCCCAGGACGACTGAGCCACCTTTCCACACCCACGCTGCCCCGCCAGCAGAAACTGAGCTCTTCATTCCAGCCACAGCCGCCAGGCTTTGGCCAGGTGTGTCATTTGGGTTTTATCTGTAATGTGATGCAAATTGTAAATGTTGGTAAATGCTCTGTGGTTCATTGTACCATATTTTAAGCCCTGCATTGCGCACATTTATGTCCATCAAATGCTTTAGTATGAGAATGTCCCCACTCTCACTAAATCtcactaatgttttttttgaggaaaacattttgatttgagaGCCAATGGATTGAGGGTCCAAATTTAGTCCAAAGATCTACATGATCCCAGCTGATGTCCTAGTATCCTATGTAGCAAAAAGAtgattaaaccttttttttaatatatacacttCTCACTACATAAGACACTTATTCCTCAACTGCAGTTGTGTAGAAGCTGCATTGAAACCCAATGACCACCACTGAAGTGCACTCCACTATTTGGAGTTTGGAGAAACATCTTTGATAACAGGCCATACTTTTATTGAAATTGATGGAACCGAAATGATACTGTTTTGTTTCCTCCCTCTCAGGTCCAGCATTACGGGTCGTGCCACAAGGAGTGGAACGGCAACTACCGGCAGCCGCGCCGACCACAGGCTTTCATCCCGCCCACAGTGCACGGTCCCACCTTCCCGCTTCCCCACGGCAGCCCCACACACTCGGCCGGTCACCCGCCACCTCCCGCCCTCCTCTCCTATCCGCCTTCCGCGCCCGTGGCCCACCTCTTGCCTTCGCCGTGCCCGCCGCCGGCCCCTCGGCCCGTCTTGCAGCCCGCCTACAGCCTGGTGCACCACCAGGGCATCAGCGTGGGCATCAACCACAGGCTGCTGCCCTCCCCCACCCTGCTCCCACAGGGCCAGTTCAAAGCCCTCTTTCCCCCGCACTCCTATGTGGCGTCACCCGCCTACGCAGGCTTCCCCCTCAGCCCCAGCAAACTCAGTCAGTACCCATACATCTGAGCTGGAGCCCACGGCAGCCGCGCGCACGCAGTCGGCACTGAGCCGCcacatctttcttttctttaatgaaGTTTGACAACAGTGATGATGATGCAAATCGAGCTTTATAGATATCACGGAGAATAAAACAAACGAATGCGTGAGCGAGCGAGtggacacaaaacacacaaactcacttttaatgtgttttttgcacatttgaTACAACAGCATCCCTAGTCGCGAGACCCTCGGCGGAGGGCCGCAGCAGATCCCCTATGCTATTTTTCGATATTGCCTTCTGACGTGCGTATTAGACTCTCGTTCAAGCCATCGCTGTCTCCAGTGTGTGTGCGCGGTTCCCTCTTGTGGCGACCTGGTGTTACCTGTCCGTATTTTTCCGTAGCTCCTCAGTGTTAAGTCTCCTTTAGAACGGTGTTGAAAAGGTTCTGTCACGCTGCATGTCTCTGCATGGGCAAAAACCAATGTTGgacttggtaaaaaaaaaaattattaaaaatttaaatatgtaaaaaaaaaaggggggtgGGGAGGCCTGCAAACCATTGCTTTTCGCCctctgtgtatgtgttgtaCGACTTGCTGCGTTGAATCCATTGGGATTCAATAAACAGTGCCTTAAAATACATGTTGTTGCAAGTTACCCCGAGTCCCACATGCAGTCACGCGTGTACCGGACTGCAGCACTTGAAAAACGTTCAATCGttctttgtgatttttatattaggGCTGTTTCATACCATAGAtctttggggggttttttttcgTGCTTGATGCGTCAGCGCGTTCGTTGGCTTACATAATCTCTACATCGCCATCGtttctgcttatttaattcatctCTTGGGGTCGCGATAGGAGTTTTTGTTCATAAAGCACGGCCGAATAGGTCTCACGTCTGTAAAATCTCGCTGGTGATTTGCCCTTTAGAACaggtgaaatgttttgtttgacgCCTTAGACGATTTACGCATTATTCGGAAACAGTCCTTTACGTGTGGTATTTACAGGTGGATGTATTGCGCTGAGTGGTAGCAGAGTTTGATTCTTCGAGGATAAAGTGCTTCGACGTAGCAGAGGCCGACGAACTATGTATAGAAACGTTTGAGTACTTTCATATTTGATAATCTGTTTCTACTCTAATAGTATTTACAC contains:
- the hipk3a gene encoding LOW QUALITY PROTEIN: homeodomain-interacting protein kinase 3a (The sequence of the model RefSeq protein was modified relative to this genomic sequence to represent the inferred CDS: inserted 1 base in 1 codon; substituted 1 base at 1 genomic stop codon); protein product: MXWVRIKPXTCSQKTRSPTTAAVCEGMASQVTVCPPHVYQPQTSAFCRAKKIDPSSCVYHEKIPRTYVVGVNLGIAHPTDIIPLSRIEALTSEKPSVTQTDTAPQELLRRASSPYKRVVSEGDLQYLSRVAAAVEEESGDSGQNSQSSSSSSRSSGGAPEGAEPSERNGGLNLLGGTQRCGFKCKGEELENGKSIMQIVEEHSTLPAMLQTNVGSTTTAVGVAPPEPNATGTGAVSGTGDGDYQLVQHEVLCSMKHTYEVLEFLGRGTFGQVVKCWKRGTNEIVAVKILKNHPSYARQGQIEVSILARLSGENAEEHNLVRAFECFQHRSHTCLVFEMLEQNLYDFLKQNKFSPLPLKVIRPVLQQVATALKKLKSLGLIHADLKPENIMLVDPVRQPFRVKVIDFGSASHVSKAVCSTYLQSRYYRAPEIILGLPFCEAIDMWSLGCVIAELFLGWPLYPGALEYDQIRYISQTQGLPGEQLLNVGTKTARFFCKESDSPYATWRLKTTEEHETETGLKSKEARKYIFSCLDDIGHVNLMLNMEGCDQLAEKADRREFVDLLKMMLMIDADQRIAPSDALTHPFVTMQHLMDFPHCNHVQSCFHIMDVCHSRTSMYDTLNRNKAPALMKPVTLPSAPNITVAFNKMPSVHSQTLAPSAPPVVHPGIPIQTGSAQFGCNESFQQALILCPPALQGIPSNPNQPAGYSVRMENTLPLVTQAPAIQPLPLRPGVIAQQPWSNRTPQILVPAWQQVPPPATSLASDTVIGSQRRGDWGKVRPHSSHYSSVMPQPIVPNQMAVSAHQPINIGIAHVVWPQPASNKRNKPSQNRSLNVSHYTDTQPSVCPSPKMADRLASAEPQKSSPDREVQAQVKPEPEQVEEEGCCKTTAVNQQRESIIIRESPSPAVSIISISSGTDEEEQAQRCSLNKCKGSPECEACTGSLNMERVCSLSSPDSSLSTSSSASAQSSPSPCKRPSSISEDDGHESGCETVDGSPPSDSSLGPHDSPFPERRFLTNQNQNQEPQARRGHPNTVLNKPAVRTVVVPPMRVLNNNHHPNNEQHIIATVLESSCQSRGRCGPGRLSHLSTPTLPRQQKLSSSFQPQPPGFGQVQHYGSCHKEWNGNYRQPRRPQAFIPPTVHGPTFPLPHGSPTHSAGHPPPPALLSYPPSAPVAHLLPSPCPPPAPRPVLQPAYSLVHHQGISVGINHRLLPSPTLLPQGQFKALFPPHSYVASPAYAGFPLSPSKLSQYPYI